From Thalassococcus sp. S3, one genomic window encodes:
- the queG gene encoding tRNA epoxyqueuosine(34) reductase QueG: MGDRFKDRLVARALEEGFIACRVCRPWDVPEVPERLSAFVEAGYHGQMGWLAERMHWRGNPAALWPEARSVVMLAESYTPERDPMERLGWRDRGVISVYAQNRDYHDLVKKRLKRLARWMIAEGARELHANTLPEVKVFVDTAPVPEKALGQAAGLGWQGKHTNLLSREWGNWAFLGSVFTTLEIEADAPEVDHCGSCRACLDVCPTEAFVGPYRLDARKCISYLTIEHKGPVDEDLRARMGNRIYGCDDCLAVCPWNKFAVEASDLRYAARDELEAPRLAELARLDDAAFRALFSGSPIKRIGRDRFVRNVLYAIGNSGEPELAAAARELVEDTDEAVADAARWAVAMLTQMGETGRE, translated from the coding sequence ATGGGTGACAGGTTCAAGGACCGGCTGGTGGCAAGGGCCCTGGAGGAGGGGTTTATTGCGTGCCGGGTGTGTCGGCCCTGGGACGTGCCGGAGGTGCCGGAGAGGCTGAGCGCCTTTGTCGAGGCGGGCTATCACGGGCAGATGGGCTGGTTGGCGGAGCGGATGCATTGGAGGGGAAACCCGGCGGCGCTCTGGCCAGAGGCGAGGTCGGTGGTGATGCTGGCGGAAAGCTACACGCCGGAGCGGGATCCGATGGAGCGGTTGGGCTGGCGGGACCGGGGCGTGATCTCGGTCTATGCGCAGAACCGGGATTATCATGATCTGGTGAAGAAACGGCTCAAGCGGCTGGCGCGGTGGATGATTGCGGAGGGCGCGCGAGAGTTGCACGCGAACACTTTGCCTGAAGTCAAAGTGTTCGTGGATACCGCACCGGTTCCGGAGAAGGCTTTGGGACAGGCGGCGGGGCTGGGTTGGCAGGGCAAGCACACCAATCTGCTAAGCCGGGAGTGGGGCAACTGGGCCTTCTTAGGCTCTGTTTTCACCACGCTTGAGATCGAGGCCGATGCGCCGGAGGTCGATCATTGCGGGTCGTGCCGGGCCTGTCTGGATGTGTGCCCGACGGAGGCCTTTGTGGGACCCTACCGGCTGGATGCGCGCAAATGCATTTCGTATCTGACCATCGAGCACAAGGGCCCGGTGGACGAGGATTTGCGGGCGCGGATGGGCAACCGGATCTATGGGTGCGACGATTGTCTGGCGGTCTGTCCGTGGAACAAGTTCGCGGTTGAGGCGTCGGACCTGCGCTATGCGGCAAGGGACGAGCTGGAAGCGCCGCGGCTGGCGGAGCTGGCGCGGCTGGACGATGCGGCGTTTCGGGCGCTGTTTTCGGGCTCTCCGATCAAGAGGATCGGGAGGGACCGGTTCGTGCGCAATGTGCTTTATGCGATCGGGAATTCGGGGGAACCAGAGCTTGCCGCCGCAGCGCGGGAGCTGGTGGAGGACACGGATGAGGCCGTGGCGGACGCGGCGCGCTGGGCTGTGGCCATGTTGACGCAAATGGGCGAGACGGGGCGCGAATAG
- a CDS encoding hydantoinase/oxoprolinase family protein, with amino-acid sequence MAIALGVDTGGTYTDAVLIRDEREVLASAKALTTRGDLAIGVGGAVRAVLEAAGVAGEEVRLAALSTTLATNALVEGQGGRVSLVYIGFREGDLEKHGLADALKGDPALVLAGGHSHAGAEVEPLDLAQLETFLAEQDVSAYAVASQFATRNPAHELAAAARIAEVTGRPVTCSHHLSAKLNGPKRALTALLNARLTGMISRLIDRTEESLRDLGIAAPLMVVRGDGALMSAEQARERPIETILSGPAASLVGARWLTGAEEAVVSDIGGTTTDVALLQGGRPAIDPDGARVGGFRTMVEAVAMRTTGLGGDSQVQMRAEGLQGGVTLGPRRVVPLALLATEHAGVVPVLEAQMSAALPGEHDGRFVRRVPGALVQGMGAREVALLERIEGVHALGDVLRNRMDQGALQRLWDRGIVQMAGVTPSDAAHVLGMVDVWDREAARLGLALMARRRVGSGNLLAEGPEALARMIVDQVTEQTVEALLETVFAEDAPAFETEGLARHELTRRGLDRHRGLLAVDLRLNVPVVGLGASAASYYPAVGQRLGCEMILPEHAGVANAVGAVVGRVTMRRSGVVTAPSEGKYRAHLADGPEDFGAAEPALARLETLLREQALAEARAAGAEEIDVHVARDIRTAQAEAREVFVEATVTVEASGRPRVAVG; translated from the coding sequence ATGGCGATTGCGCTGGGTGTGGATACGGGCGGGACCTATACGGATGCGGTTCTGATCCGGGATGAGCGGGAGGTTCTGGCCAGTGCCAAGGCGCTGACGACCCGGGGCGATCTGGCCATCGGTGTCGGGGGCGCGGTGCGGGCCGTACTGGAGGCCGCCGGGGTGGCGGGTGAGGAGGTGCGGTTGGCCGCTTTGTCGACGACGCTGGCCACCAATGCGCTGGTCGAAGGACAGGGGGGCCGGGTGTCGCTGGTCTACATCGGGTTTCGCGAGGGGGATCTGGAGAAACACGGGCTGGCCGATGCGCTGAAAGGCGATCCGGCCTTGGTGCTTGCGGGCGGGCACAGCCATGCGGGGGCTGAGGTGGAGCCGCTCGATTTAGCACAGTTAGAGACGTTTTTGGCGGAGCAGGATGTCTCGGCCTATGCGGTGGCGAGCCAGTTTGCGACACGCAATCCGGCGCATGAATTGGCTGCCGCAGCAAGGATTGCGGAGGTGACGGGGCGACCGGTGACGTGCTCGCATCATCTGTCGGCCAAGCTGAACGGGCCGAAGCGCGCGCTGACGGCTTTGCTGAATGCCAGGCTGACGGGGATGATCAGCCGGTTGATTGACCGGACGGAGGAGAGCCTGAGGGATTTGGGCATCGCGGCGCCGCTGATGGTGGTCAGGGGCGACGGGGCGCTGATGTCTGCAGAGCAGGCCCGGGAGCGGCCCATCGAGACGATCTTGAGCGGGCCGGCGGCGTCGCTGGTGGGGGCGCGGTGGCTGACGGGGGCGGAGGAGGCGGTGGTTTCGGATATTGGCGGGACGACGACGGATGTGGCTCTGTTACAGGGCGGGCGGCCTGCGATTGACCCGGATGGGGCACGGGTTGGCGGGTTTCGAACGATGGTCGAGGCGGTGGCGATGCGCACCACGGGGCTGGGCGGGGACAGCCAGGTGCAGATGCGCGCCGAAGGATTGCAGGGCGGCGTGACACTGGGGCCGAGACGGGTGGTGCCGCTGGCGCTGCTGGCAACGGAGCATGCTGGTGTTGTCCCGGTGCTGGAGGCGCAGATGAGCGCGGCACTGCCCGGAGAGCATGACGGGCGGTTTGTGCGGCGCGTGCCGGGAGCGCTGGTGCAAGGGATGGGTGCAAGAGAGGTGGCGCTGCTGGAGCGGATCGAGGGCGTGCATGCGCTGGGCGACGTGCTGCGGAACCGGATGGATCAGGGGGCGTTGCAGAGGCTCTGGGATCGCGGGATCGTGCAGATGGCAGGGGTGACACCATCGGATGCGGCGCATGTGCTGGGTATGGTGGATGTGTGGGATCGGGAGGCGGCCCGGCTGGGTCTGGCACTGATGGCAAGGCGCCGCGTGGGCAGTGGCAATCTGCTGGCAGAGGGGCCGGAGGCGCTGGCGCGGATGATCGTGGATCAGGTGACAGAGCAGACGGTTGAGGCCTTGTTAGAGACGGTTTTTGCGGAGGATGCGCCGGCCTTTGAGACCGAAGGGTTGGCGCGGCATGAGTTGACGCGACGGGGGCTCGACCGGCATCGGGGGCTGCTGGCGGTCGATCTGCGGTTGAACGTGCCGGTGGTGGGGCTGGGCGCCTCGGCTGCCAGCTATTATCCGGCGGTGGGGCAGCGGCTGGGCTGCGAGATGATCCTGCCGGAGCATGCGGGCGTGGCCAATGCGGTTGGGGCGGTCGTGGGCCGGGTGACGATGCGGCGGAGCGGGGTTGTCACGGCGCCGTCGGAGGGCAAGTACCGCGCGCATCTGGCGGACGGCCCGGAGGATTTCGGCGCGGCGGAGCCTGCCTTGGCAAGGCTTGAGACGCTGTTGCGCGAGCAGGCGCTGGCCGAGGCCCGCGCGGCCGGGGCGGAGGAGATCGACGTGCATGTGGCACGCGACATCCGCACCGCGCAGGCGGAGGCACGGGAGGTCTTTGTCGAGGCGACGGTGACGGTGGAGGCAAGCGGGCGACCCCGGGTCGCGGTGGGGTGA
- the gltB gene encoding glutamate synthase large subunit codes for MTKYDAEWVRGEEAKRTWLAENGLYSEAEEHSSCGVGLVVSIDGKKSRKVVEAGIDALKAVWHRGAVDADGKTGDGAGIHVQIPVPFFYDQIERTGHKPNKDQLIAVGQVFLPRTDFGAQELCRTIVETEVLRKGYYIYGWRHVPVEIGCLGEKANATRPEIEQILISNSKGVDEERFERELYVIRRRIEKAAAAAGIGELYIASLSCRSIIYKGMMLAEQVAEFYPDLMDERFESAFAIYHQRYSTNTFPQWWLAQPFRMLAHNGEINTLKGNVNWMKSHEIRMASSAFGEMAEDIKPIVPGGSSDSAALDAVFEVLVRAGRNAPMAKTMLVPESWSKQAVELPQAWRDMYSYCNSVMEPWDGPAALAMTDGRWVCAGLDRNGLRPMRYVVTGDGLLIAGSEAGMVPVDEGVVREKGALGPGQLLAVDMEEGKLFHDKAIKDQLAASQPFGDWVGKINDADAVLAEVTEQPLFTGAELRKRQIAAGYSIEELEQILAPMAEDGKETLASMGDDTPSAVLSKQYRPLSHFFRQNFSQVTNPPIDSLREYRVMSLKTRFGNLKNVLDESSSQTEIIVLESPFVGNAQWDKLQEQFNAPMVEIDCTFEPGADSLRVGLIRIRDEAEDAVRSGAGHIVLTDHMSNGDRVAMPMILATSAVHSHLTRKGLRTFCSLNVRSAECIDPHYFAVLIGCGATVVNAYLAEDSIADRIDRGLIDGSLTEAVKRYRDAIDAGLLKIMAKMGISVISSYRGGLNFEAVGLSRAMVAEYFPGMTSRISGIGVSGVQQKSEEVHAKGWAGGSDVLPIGGFYKARQSGETHAWEATSMHMMQMACNKASFELWKQYSAKMRSNPPIHLRDLLDIKPMGKAIPIEDVESITSIRKRFVTPGMSLGALSPEAHKTLNVAMNRIGAKSDSGEGGEDPAHFVPEPNGDNPSAKIKQVASGRFGVTAEYLNQCEELEIKVAQGAKPGEGGQLPGMKVTDLIARLRHSTKGVTLISPPPHHDIYSIEDLAQLIYDLKQINPRCKVTVKLVASSGVGTIAAGVAKAKADVILISGHNGGTGASPATSIKYAGLPWEMGLTEAHQVLAMNNLRDRVTLRTDGGLRTGRDIVMAAMMGAEEYGIGTAALIAMGCIMVRQCQSNTCPVGVCTQDESLRAKFTGNADKVVNLITFYAQEVRELLAEIGARSLDEVIGRADLLNQVSRGSAHLDDLDLNPLLITVDGAKDIVYDRDRERNAVPDTLDAEIVRDAARFLQEGEKMQLSYAVQNTHRTVGTRTSSHIVRKFGMRNTLQPDHLTVKLQGSAGQSLGAFAAPGLKLEVSGDANDYVGKGLSGGMIVVRPPQVSPLKADENTIIGNTVLYGATDGYLFAAGRAGERFAVRNSGAKVVVEGCGACGCEYMTGGVAVILGNIGANFGAGMTGGMAYLYDPEGRAETMMNMETLVTCPVTVDHWEAQLKDLVERHVAETMSRKAADILQHWEMEKGHFLQVCPKEMLVHLPAPLSLEEAAVPAE; via the coding sequence ATGACCAAATATGATGCCGAATGGGTACGGGGCGAGGAAGCCAAGCGGACGTGGCTGGCGGAGAATGGTCTTTATTCCGAGGCGGAGGAGCATTCCTCCTGCGGGGTGGGGCTGGTTGTTTCCATTGATGGAAAGAAAAGCCGGAAGGTCGTGGAAGCGGGCATCGACGCGCTGAAAGCGGTCTGGCACCGGGGTGCTGTCGATGCGGATGGCAAGACCGGAGACGGCGCGGGCATTCACGTGCAGATCCCGGTGCCGTTCTTCTACGACCAGATCGAAAGGACGGGGCACAAGCCCAACAAAGACCAGTTGATCGCGGTGGGACAGGTGTTTCTGCCAAGGACGGATTTCGGAGCACAGGAGCTGTGCCGGACCATCGTGGAGACGGAGGTTCTGAGGAAGGGCTATTATATCTACGGCTGGAGGCACGTGCCGGTCGAGATCGGCTGTCTGGGCGAGAAGGCGAACGCGACAAGGCCGGAGATCGAGCAGATCCTGATTTCCAACTCCAAGGGGGTCGATGAGGAGAGGTTCGAAAGGGAGCTTTACGTGATCCGGAGGAGGATCGAGAAGGCGGCGGCGGCTGCGGGGATCGGGGAGTTGTATATCGCGAGCCTGTCCTGCCGGAGCATCATCTACAAGGGGATGATGCTGGCGGAGCAGGTGGCGGAGTTCTATCCGGACCTGATGGATGAGCGGTTCGAGTCAGCGTTTGCGATTTACCATCAGCGCTATTCGACGAACACCTTCCCCCAATGGTGGCTAGCGCAGCCGTTCCGGATGCTGGCGCATAACGGTGAGATCAACACGCTCAAGGGCAACGTGAACTGGATGAAGTCTCACGAGATCCGGATGGCGTCGAGCGCGTTCGGGGAGATGGCGGAGGATATCAAGCCCATCGTGCCGGGCGGGTCGAGCGACAGTGCGGCGCTGGACGCGGTGTTCGAGGTGCTGGTGAGGGCGGGGCGCAATGCGCCGATGGCCAAGACCATGCTGGTGCCGGAAAGCTGGTCGAAGCAGGCGGTGGAGCTGCCACAGGCGTGGCGCGACATGTATTCCTATTGCAACAGCGTGATGGAGCCATGGGACGGCCCGGCGGCGCTGGCGATGACGGACGGGCGCTGGGTCTGCGCGGGGCTGGACCGGAACGGATTGCGCCCGATGCGGTATGTGGTGACCGGGGACGGGCTGCTGATTGCGGGCTCGGAAGCGGGCATGGTGCCGGTGGACGAGGGTGTCGTCCGAGAGAAGGGCGCACTGGGGCCGGGGCAGTTGCTGGCGGTGGATATGGAGGAAGGCAAGCTCTTCCACGACAAGGCGATCAAGGATCAACTGGCGGCCTCCCAGCCGTTTGGAGACTGGGTCGGCAAGATCAACGACGCGGATGCGGTGCTGGCGGAGGTGACGGAGCAGCCGCTGTTCACGGGCGCGGAGTTGCGGAAAAGGCAGATCGCGGCGGGGTATTCCATCGAGGAGCTGGAGCAGATCCTGGCGCCGATGGCGGAGGACGGGAAAGAGACGCTGGCCTCCATGGGGGACGATACGCCGAGTGCGGTGCTGTCGAAGCAGTACCGGCCGCTGTCACATTTCTTCCGGCAGAATTTCAGCCAGGTGACGAACCCGCCGATTGACAGCCTGCGCGAATACCGGGTGATGAGCCTGAAGACGCGGTTCGGCAACCTCAAGAACGTGTTGGATGAAAGCTCGAGCCAGACGGAGATCATCGTGCTGGAGAGCCCGTTCGTGGGCAATGCGCAATGGGACAAGCTACAAGAGCAGTTCAACGCGCCGATGGTCGAGATCGACTGTACATTCGAGCCGGGCGCGGACAGCCTGCGCGTGGGCCTGATCCGGATCCGGGACGAGGCGGAGGATGCGGTGCGGTCGGGCGCGGGGCATATCGTGCTGACGGATCACATGTCGAACGGCGACCGGGTGGCGATGCCGATGATCCTGGCGACGTCTGCGGTGCATAGTCATCTGACGCGGAAAGGGCTGAGGACCTTCTGTTCGCTGAACGTGCGGTCGGCGGAATGCATCGACCCGCACTACTTCGCGGTGCTGATCGGCTGCGGAGCGACGGTGGTGAATGCCTATCTGGCGGAGGATTCCATTGCCGACCGGATCGACAGGGGGCTGATCGACGGCTCGCTGACGGAGGCGGTGAAGCGGTATCGCGATGCGATTGATGCCGGCCTGTTGAAGATCATGGCGAAGATGGGGATCAGCGTGATCTCCTCCTATCGCGGGGGTCTGAACTTCGAGGCGGTGGGTCTGTCCCGCGCGATGGTGGCGGAGTATTTCCCGGGCATGACGTCCCGGATCAGCGGCATCGGCGTGAGCGGGGTGCAGCAGAAATCCGAGGAGGTGCATGCCAAGGGCTGGGCCGGGGGCAGCGATGTGCTGCCCATCGGGGGCTTTTATAAGGCGCGCCAATCGGGTGAGACCCATGCCTGGGAAGCGACCAGCATGCATATGATGCAGATGGCGTGCAACAAAGCGTCGTTCGAGCTGTGGAAGCAGTATTCGGCAAAGATGAGGAGCAATCCGCCGATCCATCTGCGCGATCTGCTGGACATTAAGCCGATGGGCAAGGCGATCCCCATCGAGGATGTGGAAAGCATCACCTCGATCCGCAAACGGTTCGTGACGCCGGGCATGTCGCTGGGCGCGCTGAGCCCGGAGGCGCACAAGACGCTGAACGTGGCGATGAACCGGATCGGGGCGAAGTCCGACAGCGGCGAGGGCGGAGAGGATCCGGCGCATTTCGTGCCGGAGCCCAATGGCGACAATCCGTCGGCGAAGATCAAGCAGGTCGCCTCGGGGCGCTTTGGCGTAACGGCGGAGTATCTCAACCAGTGTGAAGAGCTGGAGATCAAGGTTGCTCAGGGTGCCAAGCCCGGTGAGGGCGGGCAACTTCCGGGCATGAAGGTCACGGACCTGATTGCGCGGCTGCGGCATTCGACGAAGGGGGTGACGCTGATCTCGCCCCCGCCGCACCACGACATCTATTCGATCGAGGATCTGGCGCAGCTGATCTATGACCTGAAGCAGATCAACCCGCGCTGCAAGGTGACGGTGAAGCTGGTCGCCTCCAGCGGTGTGGGCACGATCGCGGCGGGTGTGGCCAAGGCCAAGGCGGACGTGATCCTGATTTCGGGCCATAACGGAGGCACGGGTGCCTCGCCTGCGACGAGCATCAAATATGCGGGTCTGCCGTGGGAGATGGGTCTGACCGAGGCGCATCAGGTGCTGGCGATGAACAACCTGCGCGACCGGGTGACCCTGCGCACCGATGGGGGCCTGCGCACGGGCCGCGACATCGTGATGGCGGCGATGATGGGGGCCGAGGAATACGGCATCGGCACCGCGGCGCTGATCGCGATGGGCTGCATCATGGTGCGGCAGTGTCAGTCCAATACCTGCCCGGTCGGTGTTTGCACGCAGGACGAAAGCCTGCGGGCGAAGTTCACCGGCAATGCGGACAAGGTGGTCAACCTGATCACCTTCTATGCGCAGGAGGTGCGGGAATTGCTGGCCGAGATCGGCGCACGGAGCCTGGACGAGGTGATCGGGCGGGCGGATCTACTGAACCAGGTGAGCCGGGGATCGGCGCATCTGGACGATCTGGACCTCAACCCGCTGCTGATCACGGTCGATGGCGCCAAGGACATCGTCTATGACCGCGACCGGGAGCGGAATGCGGTGCCGGATACGCTGGATGCGGAGATCGTGCGAGATGCGGCGCGCTTCCTGCAGGAAGGCGAGAAGATGCAGCTGTCTTACGCGGTGCAGAACACACACCGGACGGTGGGCACCCGCACGTCGAGCCATATCGTGCGGAAGTTCGGCATGCGCAACACGTTGCAGCCGGATCATCTGACGGTGAAGCTGCAGGGGTCTGCCGGGCAGTCGCTGGGGGCGTTCGCGGCGCCGGGGCTGAAGCTGGAAGTGTCGGGCGATGCCAACGATTATGTGGGCAAGGGATTGTCCGGAGGCATGATCGTGGTGCGCCCGCCGCAGGTGAGCCCGCTGAAGGCCGATGAGAACACGATCATCGGCAACACGGTGCTGTATGGCGCGACAGATGGCTATCTGTTTGCAGCGGGCCGGGCCGGTGAGCGGTTCGCGGTGCGGAATTCGGGCGCGAAGGTGGTTGTCGAGGGCTGCGGGGCCTGCGGGTGTGAATACATGACCGGCGGCGTTGCGGTGATCCTGGGCAATATCGGGGCCAATTTCGGGGCCGGCATGACCGGGGGGATGGCGTATCTTTACGATCCTGAGGGCCGCGCGGAGACCATGATGAACATGGAGACGCTGGTGACGTGCCCTGTGACGGTGGATCACTGGGAGGCGCAGCTGAAGGACCTGGTCGAACGGCATGTGGCGGAGACGATGAGCCGGAAGGCGGCGGATATCCTGCAGCATTGGGAGATGGAGAAGGGGCATTTCCTGCAGGTCTGTCCGAAGGAGATGCTGGTGCATCTGCCGGCGCCGCTGAGCCTGGAGGAGGCGGCTGTGCCTGCGGAGTAA
- a CDS encoding GFA family protein, with translation MTEARGKCLCGAVRVTVMSEMAEISACHCDMCRRWSGSMQMGIEVAPNQIRIEGGPISRYRSSSFAERAWCKICGSALWFKDLGEDDPYEVAPGLFENAGGARLVREVYADKCPDGYAFAGDLQRVSQADFERQNKFVPEGESQ, from the coding sequence ATGACTGAAGCCCGTGGAAAGTGTCTGTGCGGTGCCGTACGGGTCACGGTCATGTCGGAGATGGCTGAGATATCGGCCTGCCATTGCGACATGTGCCGCCGCTGGAGCGGGTCGATGCAGATGGGCATCGAGGTGGCGCCCAACCAGATCAGGATCGAGGGCGGGCCGATCAGCCGGTATCGGTCCTCCAGCTTTGCCGAGCGTGCGTGGTGCAAGATCTGCGGGTCGGCCCTGTGGTTCAAGGACCTGGGTGAGGACGACCCCTATGAGGTCGCACCGGGCCTTTTCGAGAATGCGGGCGGCGCGAGGCTGGTCCGCGAGGTTTACGCCGACAAATGCCCTGACGGATACGCCTTTGCAGGCGATCTGCAGAGGGTCAGTCAGGCGGATTTCGAGAGACAGAACAAGTTCGTCCCAGAAGGAGAGAGCCAATGA
- a CDS encoding glutathione S-transferase family protein translates to MARLFHVPLSPFCRKVRLSLAEKKIEVELVEERYWEQDADFLRRNPAAKVPVLKLDGRMMAESAAICEYIEETRPDPSLMPKAPEERFEVRRLVGWFDDKFHQEVTSKLLYERVNKKMTGKGYPDSTNVKAGAKAIKYHLDYMAWLLDHRRWLAGDAMTLADFAAAAHLSALDYISDVDWNRSSVVKDWYAKIKSRPAFRSILADQVSGFPPPAHYADLDF, encoded by the coding sequence ATGGCCCGTCTTTTCCACGTCCCGCTGTCCCCGTTTTGCCGAAAGGTGCGTCTGAGCCTTGCGGAGAAGAAGATTGAGGTGGAGCTGGTTGAGGAGCGCTATTGGGAGCAGGATGCGGATTTCCTGAGGCGCAACCCGGCGGCGAAGGTGCCGGTCTTGAAGCTGGACGGAAGGATGATGGCCGAGAGTGCGGCGATCTGCGAGTATATCGAGGAGACCCGGCCGGATCCGTCGCTGATGCCCAAGGCGCCGGAGGAGAGGTTCGAGGTGCGAAGGTTGGTGGGGTGGTTCGACGACAAGTTTCACCAGGAGGTGACGTCGAAGTTGCTTTACGAGCGGGTGAACAAGAAGATGACGGGCAAGGGTTACCCGGACAGCACCAACGTGAAAGCAGGGGCCAAGGCGATCAAGTATCATCTGGATTATATGGCGTGGCTCCTGGATCATCGGCGCTGGCTGGCCGGGGATGCGATGACGCTGGCGGATTTCGCCGCGGCGGCACATCTGTCGGCGCTGGACTATATCAGTGATGTGGACTGGAACCGGTCTTCGGTGGTGAAGGATTGGTATGCCAAGATCAAGTCGCGCCCTGCGTTTCGGTCGATCCTGGCCGATCAGGTGTCGGGTTTCCCGCCGCCGGCGCATTATGCCGATCTGGATTTTTGA
- a CDS encoding GFA family protein: protein MAGTTEGGCLCGKVRYTLATAPECYGACHCGMCRKFSGGIELGLEVPPGGITWTGEENIGTFSSSEWAERGFCKLCGSSLYWKLTAEGPMQGLLSLSAGSLDSLEGLTFNNEVYVDHMQGDHAFADNDKRNRMTEADVMAMVAAGGEAH, encoded by the coding sequence ATGGCTGGAACGACCGAAGGCGGATGCCTGTGCGGCAAAGTGCGTTACACGCTGGCAACGGCGCCGGAATGCTATGGCGCGTGTCATTGCGGGATGTGCCGCAAGTTCAGCGGCGGGATCGAGCTGGGCCTTGAGGTGCCGCCGGGCGGGATCACTTGGACGGGTGAGGAGAATATCGGGACCTTTTCGTCTTCGGAATGGGCGGAGCGCGGGTTTTGCAAGCTCTGCGGGTCGAGCCTCTATTGGAAGCTGACAGCCGAGGGGCCGATGCAAGGGCTGCTGAGCCTGTCGGCGGGGTCGCTGGACAGTCTGGAGGGTCTGACCTTCAATAACGAGGTCTATGTCGATCATATGCAGGGCGATCACGCCTTTGCCGACAACGACAAACGCAACCGGATGACCGAAGCCGACGTTATGGCGATGGTTGCCGCAGGTGGGGAGGCCCATTGA
- the mtgA gene encoding monofunctional biosynthetic peptidoglycan transglycosylase — MAKAKTSRKAKPLKTVFRPGPLTRLGLWLRRWMWRMVALVVAVPVLVVLLFKVVNPPMGIYMRAEAARLGVVDREWVPLEAVAPVMARSVVAAEDANFCRHWGFDVEAIRAALAEGSRRGGSTISQQVVKNVFLWHGRSWTRKALEAGITPMMEILWSKRRIVEVYLNVAEFDEGVFGVEAAARHYFGVGPEALSAVQAARLAAVLPNPKARSASRPSDVVRRRAAGIRDGAATIRADGRAACFESPE; from the coding sequence ATGGCGAAGGCGAAGACATCCCGGAAGGCGAAACCTTTGAAGACGGTGTTCAGGCCCGGCCCGCTGACGCGGCTGGGCCTGTGGCTGAGGCGCTGGATGTGGCGTATGGTGGCGCTGGTCGTGGCGGTGCCGGTGCTGGTGGTCTTGCTCTTCAAAGTGGTGAACCCGCCGATGGGGATCTACATGCGCGCAGAGGCGGCACGGCTAGGGGTGGTGGACCGCGAATGGGTGCCGCTGGAGGCGGTGGCCCCGGTTATGGCAAGGTCGGTCGTGGCGGCAGAGGACGCCAATTTCTGCCGGCACTGGGGGTTTGACGTGGAAGCGATCCGCGCGGCGCTGGCGGAGGGCAGCCGGAGGGGAGGATCGACGATCAGCCAGCAGGTGGTGAAGAACGTTTTTCTGTGGCACGGGAGAAGCTGGACGAGAAAGGCGCTGGAGGCGGGGATCACGCCGATGATGGAGATACTCTGGTCGAAAAGGCGGATCGTGGAGGTCTATCTGAACGTGGCGGAGTTCGACGAAGGTGTGTTCGGCGTGGAGGCGGCGGCCAGGCATTACTTCGGAGTAGGGCCGGAGGCGTTGAGTGCGGTGCAAGCGGCCAGGCTGGCGGCGGTGCTGCCGAATCCGAAGGCCAGATCGGCGAGCCGGCCCAGCGATGTCGTGAGGAGACGGGCGGCGGGGATCCGGGACGGGGCGGCGACGATCCGGGCGGATGGGCGCGCGGCCTGTTTCGAGAGCCCGGAGTGA